In Hippoglossus hippoglossus isolate fHipHip1 chromosome 24, fHipHip1.pri, whole genome shotgun sequence, a single genomic region encodes these proteins:
- the nt5e gene encoding 5'-nucleotidase, whose amino-acid sequence MEALRPERRAPPRLRLSRLLLLLLGCTVSSSAAWDLVLLHTNDVHARVEEKCVNRSRCLAGVARRATEIRRVRASESNVLLLDAGDQFQGTVWFNFYKGAEAAHFMNSLRYDAMALGNHEFDNGVEGLMKPFMEEIQCPVLSANIRPDQTLAPTFGKSYLPYKILTVGGQKVGVVGYTSQETSALSKPGPHLSFEDEVDALRLHVDKLRTLGVNKIIALGHSGFTKDKDIAKRVHGVDVVIGGHTNTFLYTGTPPSTEVPAGPYPFVVKSDDGRQVPVVQAYAFGKYLGYLKVTFDEAGNVVRSTGNPILLDSSVPQDAEVLADVEQWKKNLANYSAQVVGKTLVLLNGEAEECRFRECNLGNLICDAMVDNNIRRPDDVQWNHVSASIFNGGGVRASVDEQTREGSITMEDLISVLPFGGTFDLVQLRGSTLRKAFEHSVKRYGEATGEFLQVSGFHVEFDLSRPPGRRVTSLLILCTACRVPLYEPVEDETVYTVVLPSYMVIGGDRYAMIPKELVKHNSGDLDISVVSRFIAQRKKVYPPVEGRIRVNNSASGGQGRAALVVSLSLLWSVCGAM is encoded by the exons ATGGAAGCGCTGCGCCCGGAGCGCCGCGCTCCGCCGCGGCTCCGCCTCagccgcctcctgctgctgctgctgggctgcACCGTGTCCTCCTCGGCGGCCTGGGACCTGGTTCTCCTCCACACCAACGACGTGCACGCCCGCGTGGAGGAGAAATGCGTCAACCGCAGCCGGTGTTTGGCCGGCGTGGCCCGGAGAGCCACGGAGATCCGCAGGGTCCGAGCATCCGAGAGCaacgtgctgctgctggacgcCGGAGACCAGTTCCAGGGAACCGTGTGGTTCAACTTCTACAAGGGAGCAGAGGCGGCGCACTTCATGAACTCACTGAGATATGATGCCATG GCCTTGGGGAATCACGAGTTTGACAACGGAGTGGAAGGACTCATGAAACCGTTCATGGAGGAAATCCAGTGTCCAGTTCTCAGTGCCAACATCAGACCAGACCAGACCCTGGCCCCGACCTTTGGGAAGTCCTACCTTCCCTATAAGATCCTGACGGTGGGGGGGCAGAAGGTCGGCGTGGTGGGATACACGTCACAGGAGACGTCAGCTCTGTCCAAACCTG GGCCTCACCTGTCGTTCGAGGACGAGGTGGACGCTCTGCGGCTGCATGTGGACAAGCTCCGCACGCTGGGAGTCAATAAGATCATCGCTCTGGGTCACTCTGGTTTCACCAAGGACAAGGACATCGCTAAGAGGGTCCACGGAGTCGACGTGGTCATCGGGGGACACACCAACACCTTCCTCTACACGG gGACTCCTCCCTCCACTGAAGTCCCTGCAGGTCCGTATCCCTTCGTGGTGAAGTCAGACGACGGGCGCCAGGTTCCTGTCGTGCAGGCCTACGCCTTTGGGAAATACCTGGGTTATCTGAAAGTGACCTTTGACGAGGCTGGAAACGTAGTGAGGTCCACAGGAAACCCCATCCTGCTGGACAGCAGCGTCCCGCAGG ACGCAGAAGTTCTGGCTGATGTGGAGCAATGGAAGAAGAATCTGGCGAACTACTCAGCTCAGGTGGTGGGAAAGACTCTGGTCCTCCTGAACGGAGAAGCGGAGGAGTGTCGTTTCCGGGAGTGTAACCTGGGAAACCTGATCTGCGACGCCATG GTCGACAACAACATCCGACGCCCAGACGACGTCCAGTGGAACCACGTCAGCGCCAGCATCTTCAACGGAGGCGGCGTCCGGGCGTCTGTGGACGAACAAACCAGAGAAG GTTCGATCACCATGGAGGACCTGATCTCCGTCTTACCGTTCGGAGGGACCTTCGACCTGGTGCAGCTGAGGGGCTCCACGCTGAGGAAGGCCTTCGAACACTCAGTGAAACGATACGGAGAGGCCACCGGAGAGTTCCTCCAAGTGTCCG GATTTCACGTAGAGTTCGACCTCTCCCGACCTCCAGGACGCCGCGTGACGagcctcctcatcctctgcaCGGCGTGTCGCGTCCCTCTCTACGAACCGGTGGAGGACGAGACGGTTTATACGGTGGTGCTGCCGTCCTACATGGTGATTGGCGGGGACCGATACGCCATGATCCCAAAGGAGTTGGTCAAGCACAACAGCG GAGATCTGGACATTTCAGTCGTTTCCAGGTTCATCGCGCAGAGAAAGAAAGTTTATCCTCCGGTCGAAGGACGAATCAGGGTCAACAACTCGGCGTCGGGGGGGCAGGGACGAGCTGCTCTGGTGGTTTCCCTGTCGCTGctctggagtgtgtgtggggccATGTGA